DNA from Stutzerimonas decontaminans:
GCTGTCACCTTCACCCATGGTCGTGCCCAGGCGATTGCCAGTCTGATCGCCGCCGCGCGAGCAGAAGACGTCGTGGTGCTGGCTGGTAAAGGTCACGAGGACTATCAGGAAATTCGCGGCGAGCGCCTGCCGTTCTCCGATCTTGAGGAAGCCTGCAGGGCGCTGTCCATCTGGGAGAAGCCCAATGCTTGAATCGATGCGCCTGAGCGAGTTGCAGCAGCCATTGGCCGGTCGCCAGGTGGGGGCCGATGTCAGCTTCGCCGCGGTGAGTACCGATAGCCGGGCAATCGAGCCTGGGCAGCTGTTCATTGCGCTGACCGGGCCTCGCTTCGACGGCCACGCCTATCTGGCGGATGTTGCCGCGAAGGGCGCTGTCGCGGCACTCGTCGAGCGCGAGATCGAGACTTCACCGCTGCCGCAGTTGGTTGTTGCCGATACCCGCTTGGCGCTCGGGCGCCTGGGCGCGCGCAACCGCGACGCCTTCAACGGTCCGGTCGTTGCGATCACCGGTTCCAGCGGTAAAACCAGCGTGAAGGAAATGCTCGCCAGCATTTTGCGTAGCGCGCACGGGCAGAACGCCGTACTGGCGACTCGCGGCAATCTCAATAACGATCTGGGCGCACCACTGACCCTCCTCGAGCTGAGCGCCGAGCACCGCGCCGCGGTCATCGAGCTCGGTGCGTCGCGACCAGGCGACATCGCTTACACGGTGAAGCTGGTGCGCCCGGATGTCAGTCTGATTACCAACGCCGGGACCGCCCATGTCGGCGAGTTCGGCGGCCCGCACAAGATCGTCGAAGCCAAGGGCGAGATTCTCGATGGTTTGAGTGAAAGCGGCATTGCCGTGCTGAATCGTGATGACAAGGCCTATCCGGTCTGGGCCGAGCGTGTTGCCGGCAAACGGATCGTCTCTTTCGGTCTGGCCAACCCGCTCGCCGATTTTTCCGCCGGATCGATCGCCTACGATCGGCGCGGTTGCCCGAGCTTCGTGCTGACCGGCCCGCTGGGCAATCTCCGTATCCAGCTCAATCTGCTGGGCCGGCATAACGTTGCCAATGCCTTGGCGGCAGCCGCGGCGGCTTATGCGCTAGGTGTCGACGCCGATGCTGTTGTCGCCGGGCTGCAGCAGCTGCAGCCGGTCAAGGGCCGCGCCGTGGCGCAGATACTCGCCAATGGCGTGCGTCTGATTGATGACAGCTACAACGCCAATCCGGCATCGATCTGCGCCGCGATCGACGTACTGGCCAGCTTTGCCGGTCGCACCATCCTTGTGTTGGGTGACATGGGCGAGTTGGGCGAGTGGGCCGAGCAGGGCCATCGTGAAGTCGGCGCCTACGCGGTTGGCAAGGTCGACACACTCTACGCGGTAGGGCCGCTGATGGCCCATGCGGTTCAGGCGTTCGGTCCGGGGGCGCGGCACTTCGCCGACCAGGCCAGCCTCATCGACAGCCTGCGTGCCGAACAGGGCAGCGGCACCACCATTCTGATCAAGGGCTCACGTAGCGCGGCGATGGACAAAGTCGTCGATGCGCTCGCTGGGCCATCCATGGAGAAACACTGATGCTGCTGCTGCTCGCCGAGTATCTGCAACAGTTCCACAAGGGCTTCGCGGTCTTCCAGTACCTGTCGCTGCGTGGAATTCTCGGCGTACTCACTGCGCTCGTGCTGTCGCTGTGGATGGGCCCTTGGCTGATCCGCACACTGCAGATGCGCCAGATTGGCCAGTCCGTGCGTACCGACGGTCCGCAGTCGCACCTGTCCAAATCCGGCACACCGACCATGGGTGGCGCGCTGATTCTCAGTGCCATCGCAATCAGTACGTTGCTATGGGCCGACCTGGCCAACCGTTACGTCTGGGTGGTGCTGGCGGTGACCTTGCTGTTCGGCGCGATCGGTTGGGTCGATGACTACCGCAAGGTGATCGAGAAGAACTCCCGTGGCTTGCCGAGCCGCTGGAAGTATTTCTGGCAGTCGGTCTTCGGCCTTGGGGCAGCGGTATTCCTTTATATGACTGCACAGACGCCGGTTGAAACCACGCTGATCCTGCCGCTGCTGAAGAACATCGAGATCCCGCTGGGGATTGGTTTCGTGGTGCTGACCTATTTCGTCATCGTCGGCTCGAGCAACGCGGTAAACCTCACCGACGGGCTGGATGGCCTCGCGATCATGCCAACGGTGATGGTCGGCGGCGGCCTGGGCATCTTCTGTTATCTCTCCGGGAACGTGAATTTTGCCGAATACCTGCTCATTCCTTACGTGCCGGGCGCGGGCGAGCTAATCGTCTTCTGCGGTGCGCTGATTGGCGCGGGTCTCGGTTTTCTCTGGTTCAACACCTATCCGGCGCAGGTGTTCATGGGTGATGTCGGCGCACTGGCGCTGGGCGCCGCGTTGGGCACCATTGCCGTGATCGTTCGCCAGGAAGTCGTGCTGTTCATCATGGGCGGCGTGTTTGTGATGGAAACCCTGTCGGTGATGATCCAGGTCGCCAGCTTCAAGCTGACCGGCAAGCGCGTGTTCCGCATGGCGCCGATTCACCACCATTTCGAACTCAAGGGCTGGCCCGAACCCCGGGTAATCGTGCGCTTCTGGATCATCACCGTGATCCTGGTGCTCGTCGGTCTCGCCACCCTGAAACTGAGGTAATTGAGAGTGCTCATTGCTTCCGACCAGTTCCGCATCGTTGTCGGCCTCGGCAAGAGCGGCATGTCCTTGGTACGCCATCTGGCGCGCCGTGGCCTGCCGTTTGCCGTTGCCGATACTCGTGCGAACCCGCCGGAGCTGGCCACGCTCAAGGCCGAGTATCCGCACGTGCAGGTGCGCTGCGGTGAGCTGGACGTTGATTTCCTCTGTACCGCCAGCGAATTGCTGGTGAGCCCGGGGCTGGCTGTCAGCACGCCGGCCCTGCAGGAAGCCGCCGCCCGCGGCGTCAAGCTGTCGGGCGATATCGAACTATTCGCCCGAGAGGCCAAGGCACCGATCATCGCGATCACCGGTTCCAATGCCAAGAGCACCGTAACCACGCTGGTCGGCGAGATGGCCGTAGCGGCCGGGCGCAAGGTGGCGGTCGGCGGAAACCTCGGCACTCCCGCGCTGGATCTGCTTTCCGACGATGTCGAGCTTTACGTGCTTGAGCTGTCGAGCTTTCAGCTCGAAACCACCGAGCAGCTCAATGCCGAGGTGGCGACCTGCCTGAACATCAGCGAAGACCACATGGACCGCTACAGCGGGCTGCCGGCCTATCACCAGGCCAAGCACCGCATCTTCCGGGGTGCGCGGCAGGTGGTGGTCAATCGTGACGATCGCCTCAGCCGGCCGCTGGTGGGGGAGGATATACCGACCTGGACCTTTGGCCTCGGCAAGCCGGACTTCAAGGGGTTCGGGCTGTTCGAAGACAAGGGTGAGAAGTATCTGGCCTTCCAGTTCGAGGCGCTGATGCCGGTTCGCGAGCTGAAGATGCGCGGTGCGCACAATCAGTCCAACGCGCTGGCGGCGCTGGCGCTGGGGCACGCAGTAGGGCTGCCGTTCGAGCCGATGCTCGAGACGCTGCGCCGATTCGCCGGGCTGCCGCATCGCTGCCAATGGGTCGGACAGCGCGGCAATGTCAGTTTCTACGATGATTCCAAGGCGACCAATGTCGGCGCTGCGCTGGCCGCGATCGAAGGCCTGGGTGCAGACATCGACGGCAAGCTGGTGCTGATCGCCGGCGGTGACGGCAAGGGTGCCGACTTCTCCGGACTGCGTGCGCCCGTCGCACGTTACTGCCGTGCCGTGGTACTGCTCGGGCGCGATGCGTTGCGTCTGGCCGAGGCGCTGGGCGATGCGACCGCCCTGGTGCACGTGGGCAGTCTGGGCGAGGCCGTGCAGCGCGCCGCCGAATTTGCGGAGGCGGGCGATGCGGTACTGCTCTCGCCGGCGTGCGCCAGCCTGGATATGTTCAAGAATTTCGAAGAGCGCGGTCGCCTGTTTGCCGCTGCGGTGGAGGCGCTCGACTGATGCTCGCTTTCCTGCGACATGCACCTTCGCCTCTATTCGGTCGCCGCGGCCTGGATCTGGATTTTCCGATGCTCGCCGGCTGCCTGGCGCTGCTCGGCCTGGGTCTGGTGATGATTACCTCGGCCTCGTCGGAAGTGGCCGCGGTCAATTCCGGCAACCCTCTGTATCACATGATCCGCCACCTCGTTTACGTGCTGCTGGGCCTTGGCGCCGGTGCAGCGATGTTGCTGGTGCCATTGTCTGTCTGGCAGCGCATGGACTGGATGCTGTTGCTGGCTGCGTTCGGGCTGCTGATTCTGGTGCTGCTGCCGGGCGTCGGCCGGGAAGTGAACGGCTCGATGCGCTGGATTGGTTTCGGGGCGTTCAACGTGCAGCCTTCCGAGCTGGCCAAGGTGTTCGTGGTGATTTACCTCGCCGGGTATCTGGTGCGCCGGCAGGAGGAAGTCCGCGAGAGCATGTGGGGCTTTGCCAAGCCGTTCCTGGTGCTGCTGCCAATGGCCTTCCTGCTGCTGCTGGAACCGGACTTCGGTGCCACTGTAGTGATGATGGGCGCCGCGGTTGCGATGCTGTTTCTCGGCGGTGTGGGGATGATCCGCTTCAGTCTGCTGGTAATCGCGGCGGTCGGCGCTGTGGTGGTGCTGGTGCAGACGCAGGAATATCGTCTGCAGCGCCTGATCACCTTCACCGATCCTTGGGCAGACCAGTACGGGGCCGGCTACCAGCTGACCCAGGCGCTCATTGCCTTCGGGCGTGGCGAGTGGCTTGGTGTTGGCTTGGGCAATAGCGTGCAGAAGCAGTTCTACCTGCCTGAAGCGCATACCGACTTCGTGTTCTCCGTACTGGCCGAAGAACTTGGGATGGTCGGCGCGCTGGCGACCATCGCGCTGTTCGCCTTCGTCGGTGTCCGTGCGTTGTATATCGGCCTGTGGGCGGAAAAGGCCCGGCAGTTCTTCGCCGCTTACGTTGCCTGGGGGCTGGCGTTCCTCTGGTTGGGCCAGTTCCTGATCAACGTCGGGGTGAATGTCGGCCTGCTGCCGACCAAGGGCCTGACGCTGCCGTTCCTCAGCTATGGCGGCAGCTCGTTGGTAGTGACCTGCGCGAGCATGGCGCTGTTGCTGCGCATCGAGTGGGAAAGCCGCACCGTGCTGGGCAGCGAGGACACCGAATTCGACGAGGCCGATTTCGCCGAGCCGCCGACCAAGGAGGCCGCCCATGGCCGCTAATGTCCTGATCATGGCAGGCGGTACCGGCGGCCACGTGTTCCCAGCATTGGCCTGCGCCCGTGAGTTCCAGGCGCGCGGCTATGCCGTGCATTGGCTCGGCACGCCGCGTGGCATCGAGAACGAGCTGGTGCCGGCGGCGGGTCTGCCATTACATCTTATTCAGATCAGCGGGTTGCGCGGCAAGGGCCTCGCATCGCTGATCAAGGCGCCGCTGCAACTGGTCCGCTCGCTGTTCCAGGCTCGCCGCATTATTCGCGAGCTGCGTCCGGTGTGCGTGCTGGGGCTCGGCGGCTACGTCACCGGTCCGGGTGGTCTGGCGGCCAAACTGGCCGGTGTGCCGCTGGTGATTCACGAACAGAACGCCGTCGCCGGCACCGCCAACCGCAGCCTTGCGCCGCTGTCCAGCCGCGTTTGCGAAGCCTTCCCGGATACCTTCAAGGCCAGCGCCAAGCGCCGCACCACGGGCAACCCTGTGCGTGAAGAGCTGTTTCTGGAAACCCCTCGCGACACCCTGATCGGCCGCCGGCCGCGGCTGCTGGTGTTGGGGGGCAGCCTGGGTGCCGAACCGTTGAACAAATTGCTGCCTGCCGCATTGGCGCAGCTGCCGCCGGAACTGCGCCCGGAAGTGTTTCACCAGGCTGGCAAGCAGCACGCCGAACTCACTATGCAGCGCTATGCAGAAGTTGCAGTCGAGGCCGAGGTTGCGCCCTTCATCAAGGACATGGCGCGTGCCTACGCCTGGGCCGATTTGGTCATCTGCCGTGCCGGCGCGCTCACCGTGTGCGAGCTGGCTGCCGCTGGCCTGCCGTCCTTTCTGGTGCCGCTGCCCCATGCGATCGATGACCATCAGACACGCAATGCCGAATATCTGGCGAAGGAGGGCGCCGCCGTCCTTCTGCCGCAAGCCAAGACTGATGCGGCCGCGCTCGCCGCTCAGCTGACCGAGGTAATGATGCAGCCGGAAAAACTCAAGGCCATGGGCGCTACCGCGCGCCGCCTGGCCCGGCCCGACGCCACCCGCAGCGTGGTCGAAATCTGCTTGGAGGTGGCCCATGGCTAAGTCTCCCGCCGCGGTGAAGGCGGAAGTACGCCGCATGCGCCGCATTCGCCGCATCCACTTCGTCGGTATTGGCGGGGTAGGCATGTGCGGCATCGCCGAGGTGTTGCTCAACCTCGGCTACGAGGTGTCCGGCTCGGATCTCAAAGAGTCTGCCAGTACTGACCGCCTGCAGAGCTTTGGTGCGCAGATATTCATCGGCCATCAGGCCGGTAATGTCGCTGGCGCCGACGTGCTGGTAGTGTCCAGCGCGGTCAACTCGGCGAACCCGGAAGTCGCCCTGGCGCTCGAGCAGCGCATCCCGGTCGTGCCGCGTGCGGAGATGCTGGCCGAGCTGATGCGCTATCGCCACGGTATCGCTGTTGCCGGCACCCATGGCAAAACCACCACCACCAGCCTGCTAGCCTCGGTATTTGCCGCCGGTGGGCTCGACCCGACTTTTGTCATCGGCGGCCGTCTCACCGCGGCTGGCACCAACGCCCAGCTCGGTAGCAGCCGTTACCTGATCGCTGAGGCGGACGAGAGCGATGCAAGCTTTCTCCACCTGCAGCCGA
Protein-coding regions in this window:
- a CDS encoding UDP-N-acetylmuramoyl-tripeptide--D-alanyl-D-alanine ligase, which gives rise to MLESMRLSELQQPLAGRQVGADVSFAAVSTDSRAIEPGQLFIALTGPRFDGHAYLADVAAKGAVAALVEREIETSPLPQLVVADTRLALGRLGARNRDAFNGPVVAITGSSGKTSVKEMLASILRSAHGQNAVLATRGNLNNDLGAPLTLLELSAEHRAAVIELGASRPGDIAYTVKLVRPDVSLITNAGTAHVGEFGGPHKIVEAKGEILDGLSESGIAVLNRDDKAYPVWAERVAGKRIVSFGLANPLADFSAGSIAYDRRGCPSFVLTGPLGNLRIQLNLLGRHNVANALAAAAAAYALGVDADAVVAGLQQLQPVKGRAVAQILANGVRLIDDSYNANPASICAAIDVLASFAGRTILVLGDMGELGEWAEQGHREVGAYAVGKVDTLYAVGPLMAHAVQAFGPGARHFADQASLIDSLRAEQGSGTTILIKGSRSAAMDKVVDALAGPSMEKH
- the mraY gene encoding phospho-N-acetylmuramoyl-pentapeptide-transferase; amino-acid sequence: MLLLLAEYLQQFHKGFAVFQYLSLRGILGVLTALVLSLWMGPWLIRTLQMRQIGQSVRTDGPQSHLSKSGTPTMGGALILSAIAISTLLWADLANRYVWVVLAVTLLFGAIGWVDDYRKVIEKNSRGLPSRWKYFWQSVFGLGAAVFLYMTAQTPVETTLILPLLKNIEIPLGIGFVVLTYFVIVGSSNAVNLTDGLDGLAIMPTVMVGGGLGIFCYLSGNVNFAEYLLIPYVPGAGELIVFCGALIGAGLGFLWFNTYPAQVFMGDVGALALGAALGTIAVIVRQEVVLFIMGGVFVMETLSVMIQVASFKLTGKRVFRMAPIHHHFELKGWPEPRVIVRFWIITVILVLVGLATLKLR
- the murD gene encoding UDP-N-acetylmuramoyl-L-alanine--D-glutamate ligase, which produces MLIASDQFRIVVGLGKSGMSLVRHLARRGLPFAVADTRANPPELATLKAEYPHVQVRCGELDVDFLCTASELLVSPGLAVSTPALQEAAARGVKLSGDIELFAREAKAPIIAITGSNAKSTVTTLVGEMAVAAGRKVAVGGNLGTPALDLLSDDVELYVLELSSFQLETTEQLNAEVATCLNISEDHMDRYSGLPAYHQAKHRIFRGARQVVVNRDDRLSRPLVGEDIPTWTFGLGKPDFKGFGLFEDKGEKYLAFQFEALMPVRELKMRGAHNQSNALAALALGHAVGLPFEPMLETLRRFAGLPHRCQWVGQRGNVSFYDDSKATNVGAALAAIEGLGADIDGKLVLIAGGDGKGADFSGLRAPVARYCRAVVLLGRDALRLAEALGDATALVHVGSLGEAVQRAAEFAEAGDAVLLSPACASLDMFKNFEERGRLFAAAVEALD
- the ftsW gene encoding putative lipid II flippase FtsW; this translates as MLAFLRHAPSPLFGRRGLDLDFPMLAGCLALLGLGLVMITSASSEVAAVNSGNPLYHMIRHLVYVLLGLGAGAAMLLVPLSVWQRMDWMLLLAAFGLLILVLLPGVGREVNGSMRWIGFGAFNVQPSELAKVFVVIYLAGYLVRRQEEVRESMWGFAKPFLVLLPMAFLLLLEPDFGATVVMMGAAVAMLFLGGVGMIRFSLLVIAAVGAVVVLVQTQEYRLQRLITFTDPWADQYGAGYQLTQALIAFGRGEWLGVGLGNSVQKQFYLPEAHTDFVFSVLAEELGMVGALATIALFAFVGVRALYIGLWAEKARQFFAAYVAWGLAFLWLGQFLINVGVNVGLLPTKGLTLPFLSYGGSSLVVTCASMALLLRIEWESRTVLGSEDTEFDEADFAEPPTKEAAHGR
- the murG gene encoding undecaprenyldiphospho-muramoylpentapeptide beta-N-acetylglucosaminyltransferase; translation: MAANVLIMAGGTGGHVFPALACAREFQARGYAVHWLGTPRGIENELVPAAGLPLHLIQISGLRGKGLASLIKAPLQLVRSLFQARRIIRELRPVCVLGLGGYVTGPGGLAAKLAGVPLVIHEQNAVAGTANRSLAPLSSRVCEAFPDTFKASAKRRTTGNPVREELFLETPRDTLIGRRPRLLVLGGSLGAEPLNKLLPAALAQLPPELRPEVFHQAGKQHAELTMQRYAEVAVEAEVAPFIKDMARAYAWADLVICRAGALTVCELAAAGLPSFLVPLPHAIDDHQTRNAEYLAKEGAAVLLPQAKTDAAALAAQLTEVMMQPEKLKAMGATARRLARPDATRSVVEICLEVAHG